The Psychromonas sp. MME1 genome window below encodes:
- a CDS encoding SprT family zinc-dependent metalloprotease, producing MVSNEDKKALQVKGETCFILAECFFNRSFQRPSYLFNQRGKSAATAHLQRNLIKFNAILYQQNKETFLQQVVAHEVAHLIVYQCYGKVRPHGKEWQKVMRDVFHCPPHTTHSLDISDVVGQQFTYQCQCSSHQLSIRRHNKVLKGGQYLCTRCKTLLTAKNA from the coding sequence ATGGTCAGTAACGAAGATAAAAAAGCACTGCAAGTTAAAGGTGAAACATGTTTCATTTTAGCTGAGTGCTTTTTTAATCGCTCTTTTCAGCGCCCAAGTTACCTCTTTAATCAACGAGGAAAGAGCGCAGCAACGGCACATCTACAGCGTAATTTAATTAAATTCAACGCGATCCTTTATCAACAAAATAAAGAAACCTTTTTACAACAGGTCGTCGCCCACGAAGTCGCTCATCTAATTGTTTATCAATGCTACGGTAAGGTTCGTCCGCACGGTAAAGAGTGGCAAAAGGTGATGCGTGATGTATTCCACTGCCCACCTCACACGACTCACTCATTAGATATAAGCGATGTGGTTGGTCAACAATTTACTTATCAATGTCAATGCAGCAGCCATCAACTCAGCATACGCCGCCATAATAAAGTATTAAAAGGGGGTCAATATCTATGTACCCGTTGTAAAACCCTATTAACAGCTAAGAACGCTTAA
- a CDS encoding RNA methyltransferase: MLSKNQLKLIQALELKKQRKKHGLFLVQGEKNVAELMASDFTIESIFATASYINKNSALLAEKGLLNIIFAATENELSKAGTLISNNSVVAVAECKTHEVPIIGKHELILVLDQVGDPGNLGTIIRVADWYGIKRIVCSPECADFYNPKVIAATMGSFARVQVSHTPLSAYLSQQNRPIYGAFLEGENIHQAQLADSAFIVMGSESHGISDEVGEFISDKITIPNFGMAESLNVAMATGIILDNFKRS; encoded by the coding sequence ATGTTATCTAAAAATCAGTTAAAACTTATACAAGCGCTTGAGTTAAAAAAACAACGCAAAAAACATGGTTTGTTCTTAGTACAAGGGGAGAAAAATGTTGCCGAATTAATGGCCTCTGATTTCACAATAGAGTCTATTTTTGCAACCGCTAGCTACATTAATAAAAATAGTGCATTACTCGCAGAAAAAGGTCTACTAAATATTATCTTTGCAGCGACTGAAAATGAGCTAAGTAAGGCTGGTACACTGATATCCAATAATAGTGTTGTTGCCGTTGCCGAATGTAAAACCCACGAAGTCCCAATTATTGGTAAGCATGAATTGATTTTAGTCCTTGACCAAGTTGGTGATCCTGGCAACCTTGGCACGATAATACGGGTTGCGGATTGGTATGGCATTAAACGCATTGTATGTAGTCCCGAGTGTGCTGATTTTTATAACCCAAAAGTGATTGCAGCGACGATGGGATCCTTTGCGCGAGTTCAGGTTAGTCATACCCCATTGTCAGCATACTTAAGTCAGCAAAATCGGCCTATTTATGGTGCCTTTTTAGAGGGGGAGAATATTCATCAAGCTCAACTGGCTGATAGTGCTTTTATTGTCATGGGCAGCGAGTCACATGGTATTTCCGATGAGGTCGGAGAGTTTATTAGTGATAAAATCACTATCCCGAACTTTGGCATGGCGGAATCATTAAATGTTGCTATGGCAACGGGGATTATTTTAGACAATTTTAAGCGTTCTTAG
- the rimI gene encoding ribosomal protein S18-alanine N-acetyltransferase yields MPLKNNQNSELDILPMGLADIEAVHLIECRCHSHPWSKNLFLSNFGKRYFNHLLLENGQVVGFFVASSVAGEVTLMNIAISPTNQGRGLGRKLLQFLLDHARQKDEQEIWLEVRESNLNALSLYSQAGFVEVDRRKDYYPCENGREDALIMCCYL; encoded by the coding sequence GTGCCTTTAAAAAATAATCAAAACAGTGAGCTGGATATTCTCCCGATGGGGTTGGCTGACATTGAAGCAGTGCATCTCATTGAATGCCGTTGTCATAGTCACCCTTGGTCAAAAAATCTATTTTTAAGTAATTTTGGTAAACGTTATTTTAATCATCTCTTATTAGAAAATGGTCAGGTGGTCGGTTTTTTTGTCGCCAGTTCCGTTGCTGGCGAAGTCACCTTAATGAATATTGCCATTTCACCTACAAATCAAGGTCGTGGTCTAGGGAGGAAGTTATTACAATTCTTGCTCGATCATGCAAGGCAAAAAGATGAGCAAGAAATTTGGTTAGAGGTACGCGAATCGAACCTCAATGCACTATCGCTGTATAGTCAAGCTGGATTTGTCGAGGTTGATCGACGTAAAGACTATTATCCCTGCGAAAATGGCCGTGAAGATGCACTTATTATGTGTTGTTACCTATAG